GCCCTGGGCGGCCACCGGCGTTGTGACGGGCATGACGAGGCTCCTTGAGCTTGAGCGTGAATGCGCGAGTTCGGGCGAATCGGCGAATGCGAAATGGCGATATGGAACGATATCGAACGGTATCGCATTATGGCCCGGAACCTCACGTATGCCATGATCGCGATCAGCTCGCGCGATGTCGCCCCAGCGATGCGAACCACAATATGGCGATGCCCGCGAGCGGACTCGTGGCGACGAACATCGGCCAGGCAGTAAGCGAGTGCCGACCACGACCGATCAGGTCGACTGCCGGCGCGCGGCCTGTCCGATGAGATCGATCACGCGTTGCGGATCGTCGATCTCCCGGGCCAGCAACAGTGCAATCTTTGCGAGCAGCAACTCGCGTTTGTCTTCCGGCGCGTTGTCGATGGCCAGCGCGAGGGTGTCGTAGATATCCTCGAGTCCGGCAATGGCGGTTTGTGCGTTTGTCATGACGGGGTCTCCTGCAGGGCGAGCGAGCGGTTCATGTGTGGGCCGTCGCCTGCGCCAGCGCGTTGGCCAGACGCACGGCATCGAGCCGTTGCCAGCGTGCGCAAATATGATGGTCCGGGCGCAGCAAGTAAGCCGTGCCGTTCGTCGCGCCGTACTTGCCGGCGGCGTGGCCGGTCGGATCGGGCAGCGTGAGGTCGGAGCCCGCGATCGAACCGCGCGCCTGCGGGAATGCGATCACCTTCACTGGAATGTCGTGTTCGCGCCAGGCCACGACCTCGCGCTGCAGCGCTTCGTCGAGCGACGTGTCGCCGAACGTCAGCAGATGGAACGCAGCGCCGAGATGGTCGTACAGGTAGTCGTTATCGCCGAGCTTCACGTTGGGCGCCGGGGCGCCCACGCAGGGGCCGGCGCTCATGCGCGCGTTGTCGTCGGTCGGGCTGTTGAGCGGCGAGTCGCGATAGTCGTGCGCGCGAGACGTGCGCCAGTGGAACAGCGGCCGCACGAATTCGTGATCGAGCGAGAGATCGAGCACCGCGTCGCGCAACACGCGAAAGCCGTGCGTGGGCGGCGTCATGAAGCGGGTGCTCTTGCCGGCTTCGGCGATGATCTCGCGGGCGGCGCCCACTCGGTCATGCGTGTACGACGCGAGCAGTTGCGCGGGCGCCGCGCCCTTGGCGACGGTTGCGAGTTTCCACGACAGATCGATGGCGTCCTGGAAGCCGGTGTTCGCGCCGCGCACGCCGAAGATCGGCAGCAGATGCGCTGCGTCGCCGGCGAACAGCACGCGGCCGTGCACGTAGTCGGGCAGCGTGAGCGCGCGTGCCGAGTACACCGAGCACCAGTCGAGTTCCCACGGCTTGCCGCCGAAGCCCATCATGTCGAGCTGCGCATCGATACGCTCGCGAATCGTCTCGGGCCGCAACGCGTGTTCGGACGTCTCGGTCGCCGGCAGTTGATAGTCGACGCGCCAGATGCCGTCCGGTTCGCGATGCATCAGCACCGTGTTGCCGGGATTCCAGTCGGGAGCAAAGTAGGCCAGCCGTTCGGTCGGCAAGTCGAGATCGATGCGGATGTCGGCAATGACGAATCGGCCTTCGTAGCTCGCGCCTTCGAAGCGAAGGCCGAGCACGGAGCGCACTGTCGAGCGCGCGCCGTCGGCGGCGACGAGCCACTGCGTGCGTTGCGCATATTCGCCCTCGGGGGTGTCGATCCGCAGCGCGACGTGATCGTCATGCTGCGCCAGCCCAACGAGCTTGTTGCCCCAGCGCATCTCGACGAGCGGCTCGCGCTCGATGGCATCGACCAGATAGCTCTCGAGCACGTTCTGCTGCAGGTTGATGAGCGGCGCGAAGCGATCGTCTTCATCGACCGGCGATTCCATGCGGAACACGCGCTGGCCGCGGTAATACGAGTTGCCGCTGGTCCACGGCAAGCCTTTCGCGACGACGGCGTCGGCGACACCGACCGCCTGCAGAATCTCCTGCGAGCGTCGCGTGAAGACGATGGCGCGGCTGCCCTCCGACACCTGCTGCTCGGCTTGCAGCACGATGCAGCGCACACCGTGACGCGCGAGCGCAAGTGCCGTGACCATGCCGATGGGGCCGCCGCCGACGATGGCGACGGCCACCTGCGCGGGATCGTTGGGCGCGCCAGGCGGGTAAGAATGAGGATGAACGCGGTATGCGTGGTAAAGCGATGCGCGCGGAGTGGTCTCCGGTCGATGCATGATGCGACACCCATAAGGATGCTCGGCGCTATGTGCATCGGTCTCGTGTCAGCGGGGAGACGCCGAATGCACATCGCGCGAATGACGAGAAAACGTCATCGAGCATTTGGTTGCTAACGCAACAATTCTAGTGTGCTAATGTTGCGCTCGCAACAAAATTACGACCCATTTCGTCTAGGGGAAAACACGGAAATGCGGCCAGCCCACAAGACCCTCGATCAGTTCCTGACTTACAAGATGCACCGTCTGATGAAGCAGCACGACAAGCGCATTGCGCAGTCGTATGCGGAGGGCGCGCAACTGAGTCTGGCGGAGTCGCGTGTGCTCGCGGCCGTGGGCACGGTGGGGGCGTTGTCGAATTCGGAGTTGGCGCGTCGCGCGAATCTCGACAAGAGCCAGGCGAGCCGTGGCGCCGACGGGCTGGTGTCGCGCGGGCTGGTGCGACGCGCACCCGACGAGCACGATGGTCGCGCCGTCAAGGTCACGCTCACGCCCGAGGGCGAGCGCGTGTGGCGCGTGGTGATCGGTGCGGCGCGCACGCACTACGACCGTTTGTTCGAGGCGCTGACGGACGACGAAATGCGCGTGTACGAGCGCTTGCTCGACAAGCTGCTGCTGCGCTCGGACGAACTCGACGGACAGGCCGACTGAACGCGAAGCGAAACCGGGCGTCGCAGGCGCCCGATGTTTCCGAACGATAAAAGCAAAAGGCGCCTGCAAGGCGCTTTCAGATCGCGTGTTGCCCCTATGTTGAAGATGTCATTCAGACATGGCGGGTTGTCGATGCCGATCGCAAGTTTCCCCTTCAGCTTTCCAATCAAGCACGCCCCCCGTTGTCGATAGAAGCGACGACGTTTCAGGGCGTCGTTCGCTTCACACCGATCACAACATCGATTTCGCCGGGAATCACCACAGGAATGACCTGCATGGCGACGTCCTGATTCCCCACTCTCCTTCATTTGCTCGAGACCCTGTTTCAGGGCTGCTGTCGCTTGTTGACATCGACAGCGTTGAGGGGGGCGAGTGTTTGCACACACGCAGGATGGAATCCCACGAGCAACGCCGACATCAGGCGCCGATGATCAAGTTATGAATTTTTTAAGAATCTCGAATTCGATGATGAATTTATGAAAAGTGGTGGCTATGGGGAAAATCGTTAATGAATGTACCTATTATTTGGCGTACGAAGTTTGTAACGATGAAACATAAATCAAAACATATCCCCATGTAGTCGTAAAACGAATCCATGAAAACAAAAGAGACAAACGAGAAGCGGCGTGCGCGGTGCGCGCTCAAGGGAGGAGGCCGCGCGGATGCCGGATTCCTGCGTGCCATGGTGCGAGCGCTCGTTCTGGCTCAGGTCATCGCGCCGCTGTCCTTGCGCGCGCAGGTCGTCGCGGCCCCAGGCAGCCATGCTCCCACCGTGGTGCAAACGGCCAACGGCATTGCCCAGGTCAACATCACCGCCCCGACGGCGGCTGGCGTATCGAAGAACGTCTATTCGCAGTTCGACGTGCCGCGCCAGGGCGTCATCCTCAACAACTCACCGACGGTCGTGAACACGCAGCAAGCGGGGTACGTCACCGGCAACCCCAACCTTGCGCGCGACCAGGCCGCTCGCGTCATTCTCAACCAGGTCAACAGCAACTCCCCGAGCCAGCTGCGCGGCTATCTCGAAGTGGCGGGCAAGGCGGCGCAGGTCGTGGTCGCCAACAGCGCGGGCATCATGGTCGATGGCGGAGGCTTCATCAACACCACCCGGGCCGTGCTGACCACGGGGACTCCCATCCTCGGGGCGGATGGCAGCCTCGCTGGCTACCAGGTCAACGGCGGGCGCCTGTCGATCCAGGGCGAGGGGCTGAACGCCGCCAACGTCGACCAAGTCGATCTCATTGCCCGCGCCGTGCAGGTCAATGCGGCGTTGCACGCCAAAAAGCTCAACGTGGTGACGGGCACGAACCGAGTCGATCACGAGAGCCTGGCGCTCGAGAAGCTGGCGAGTGATGGGACGACATCGGGGGCGACACCCGATGTCGCCATCGACGTGGGTCAACTGGGCGGCATGTATGCACAGCGCATTTTCCTGATCGGCACGGAAAACGGCGTGGGCGTATCCAACAAGGGCGTCATCGCCGCACAGGCCGGCGATCTGACGCTCACGACCGAAGGCAAGCTCGTCTCGAGCGGCACGACCGAGACGAGCGGCCATCTCGCGGTCACGGCGCGCGGCGGGATCGAAAACCGGGGCAGCGTGTATGCAGAGGGCGGCGCCGATTTGCGCACCGACGCGGCGCTGGAGAACCACGGCGTGTTGGGTGCGGCCGGCGATCTTGCCGCGAGGGCGGCGAGCGTCGCGTCCGACGGTACGTTGGGCGCGGGTATCGATGCGAATGGCCAGGCAACACTGGCGGGCAATCTGTCGGTCACGGCCACCGGCAAGGTCTCGGCAACGGGCAGCAATGTCGCCCGAGGCGATCTGAACATTGCGGGTGGCGCGGTGGACCTGAGCGGCAGCCGCACCGATGCGAGCGGCAGCCTCTCGCTCACTTCCACGGCGGCCGACGTCGACCTCCAAAAGGCCATTGCCACGGCGTCGAACGCGCTGAAGATCCAATCGGCGCAACATGTGCTCAACGCCGGGGGCTCACTCGGCGCCGACACGATTACGCTCGCCGCGAGGGGGAACATCGACAACCGCGACGCCCAGTCGGTGGCGACGACGCGACTCGATGTGAGCGGCACCGGCATCGACAACCAGGGCGGTCTGCTCCAATCGGGCGCGGCGCTCACGGTCAAGGGCGCGACGCTGGACAACACGGCAGGCCGTGTCGTCTCACTCGCCGGCGACGATGCGTCGGTCGATATGGCGGGGGAGCTGCGCAATGCGGGCGGCACCACGGCCCACGGCAAGACGGGCGGGGTGATTGGCGCGAACGGCGATCTTCGGGTGCATGCCGATTCGCTGGTCAATGCGTCGCAGATCGTGGCCGGCAAGGCGCTTGACGTTGCCGCGACCCAGTTGAACAACGCCGGCGGGGAAGTCATCGGGGGCGGCGACGTCACGCTCGGTGTGGACGGCACCCTCGACAATACCGGCGGACGCTTGTTCGGTGGGGCGTCGCTGGCCACGACGAAGGGGAGCACCCGGGTCGTCAACGCGAACGGCACGATCGAGAGCGCGGGCGACGTGGCGCTGCAGGTGGCGTCGCTCGATAACGCCGCGGGCGCGATCCGCTCGAATCAGGATGTGGGCGTGGGCGGCGCGATGAGCGGCGCGGGCGAGATGACGGCGGGACGCAACCTGACGGTGGCCGCGGTGGGCGACTACCAGAACTCGGCGACTAACCGTTTGCGTGCGGACGGTGTGCTCAAACTGAGCTCGACGGGACGCCTGACCAACGACGGTGCGCTCGATGCGCCCGGCACGCTCGACGTCCAGGCGGCAGAAATCGTCAACACGGCCAGTGGCGGTTTCAATGCCGCAACCACGCATTTGAGCGCGGGGGGACTGTTTTCCAACGCGGGCAGTATCGGTGGCGATACCGTGCGCCTCCAGGCGGGCCACTTCGTCAATACGAACGCCGTGTTGGGCAAGGACGTACAGGTCAACGCGAACGACATCGAAAACAATGGGGCGGCCGCCGTCATGGGCGGCGCGAAGCGGCTCGCGTTGTACGCGCCGAATTCGGTGTCGAACGTCGACGGTGCGTTGCTCTACAGCACCGGCGACATCGAGATTGCGCGCGACGGCACGCGCGATGGTTCGGGACTGCTCGCCAACCAGATGGCGACGCTGAACAACCGTTCGGCCAATATCATCGCGGACGGCAATCTGGACATCGCCGCGCACGTGGTGAACAACACGCGCACGAGCATCGTGACGCAACCCGGCACGCCGGAGAGCAGTACGAAGACCTACCGCCTGTACACCGCGGGGCTGACCATCGGGGACGAGACCCTGGGGCACACCAGCCTGACGTTCCCGGAGTGGAGGTGGGGGGCGGGCAGAGCGCCGGTGTCGTCGATGCTGCTCGAGCGTCTGGCCAAGCCGATCACCGTCGAGGTGCCGAAGTCCCAGGTGACGAACCTGGACGCGACATCCAAAACGTTCAGTTTGACCAAGCCGCTCGAAGAGTCGTACCAGGATGCCACGACGGCTGGCAGGGGCCCGTGCGACGACCACGGACAGTGCGCGTCGACCACGAAGACGCGCGAAGTGGGCAAGAACCCCACGCAGTACTACAACAACATCGTCGACAACGGCGCGACGTATCGCATCACGTTCTGGCCGGACTGGGATCCGAACACGATGATCCGCCCGGACCAGGCCATCTCTCGCGGCGATCTGGGCATCGATCAGCGCGACTACAACGAGATCGCGCGGCATATCACGACCACCCGCACACGCGACGAACTCGTCAGTGCGTCCCCGGAAGCCAAGTTGCAGGCGCAGGGGTCGATCCGGATCAATGCCGATGGGGGCGCCATCAACAACCAGTCGTCGACGATGACGGCCGGCCGCGATCTCATCCGGCGCGCGCAGGGCGGCACGATCAACGACACGGGCATCGTCTTGCAGGAGAAGGTCGCACAGACGCAGACGTCGACCTTCTACTGGCACCAGAAGTCGGGCGGCGACAGCGAGCAACTGGACGTGGCGTACCCGGTCACGCCGCTGCCGCCGGTGACGGTGGCCTCGCTGCCGGCCATTGCGCTGGGCGGGCAGTCGGTGCAGTCGTTCGGGCACGACATTACCGTGGCGAGCGTTGACCGATTCGGCAATACCGTGAACGGCGCGGGGCTCACCCAGACGCTCGGCTCGTCGGCGCAAGCCATTCCCGGCTTCACGCTGCCGCGCAACGGCCTGTTCCAGATCCACGCGGCGCCGGGCCAAACTTACCTGGTCGCGACGGACCCTCGTTTTACCGACTATGGGAAGTTCATTTCCAGCGATCACATGCTCGGCGAACTGGGGCTCGATCCGCAGAAGACGCAAAAGCGCCTGGGCGACGGCTTCTACGAGACGCAACTGGTGCGAGACCAGATCACGGGCCTGACCGGCAAGACGCTGCTGGCGGGCTATACCGATTACCTCGACGAGTATACGGCGCTGCTCAATAACGGGGTGGCGTACGGCAAGCAGTTCGGGCTGACGGTGGGCGTGGGCCTGTCGGATGCGCAGATGAAGCAGTTGACCACCGACATGGTGTGGCTGGTCTCGCAGGACGTGACGCTGCCGGACGGCTCGGTGCAGTCCGTGCTGGTGCCCAAGGTGTATCTGGCGCAAGCCAATCGGGTCGACCTGACGAATACCGGCGCGTTGGTGGGCGGCGGTAGCGTGAAGCTTGCCGCCACGGGGGAGGTCAAGAACAGCGGCCGGATCGTGAGCGACACGGCGACGACCATTCTTGGCGACGCGATCGTGAACCTCGGTGGTGTCGACAGCGGCGGTACGACGGCGCTCGCCGCCTCGGGCGACATTCGCAACACGGGCGGGCGCGTCGGTGGCAAGGACGTCGTGGTGCAGGCCGGCCGCGACCTGATCAACGAGTCGAGCACGCTGACGCAGACGGCGGGGACTGACAATGGAGGCAGTTTCAAGTCGTCGGCGTCGGCCACCGGTATCGGGTCGGTGGGCGTCATATCGGGCACGAACAGCGTGGCGGCCGTGGCCGGGCGCGACGTGACGCTCAACGCGGGCGCCATCGCCAGCGACGGGGCCGTGGTGGTGGCGGCCGGTCGTGACCTCAAGGCCAATACGGTGACGGTGGGGCAGTCGCAGACGGTCGGCACGACCGACGGCCAGAATGGCGGCAGCGATGTCGTCACGCAGCACGTGGGCAGCGCGATCTCCGCGGGTGGCAACCTGACGACCGTCTCCGGGCGCGATACCACGCTGACCGGTGCGACGCTGGCGGCCGGCGGCAATGCGACGGTGCTGGCGGGCAACGACGTGAGCGTCACCGCCGCCAAGGACTCGCATACGCACGACGAGCGCTCGTTTGGCGGCTCGCTGCAATATACGAAGTCGTCGCTCGACGAGGCGGTGCGCGGTTCGTCCGTCAGTGCGGGCGGCAATGTCCTGGTCGGCGCGGGGCAGACGGGTGCGGTCAATGGCGTGTTGGGCACCTATCAGGTCAGTCCGGTAACGGAGCCCACCGGCACGGGCAATCTGTCGGTGCTGGGCTCGTCGGTGTCGTCGCAAGGCACCGGCACGGTGGCGTTGGCCGCGACCGGCGATGTCAAGACCGGTGCGGTCAGCGAGATCCACGACAGCCGGAAGTGGCAGCACGACAGCAGTTCCGGTTTCCTGTCGAAGACGGAGGAGACGTCGGCCTCGAGCGCGCACCAGACGATTGCGGTGGGTTCCACGGTTTCCGGCAATGCGGTGGGGGTGGCGGCGGGACGCGATCTCGTCGTGAGCGGCTCGACCATCGCCGGTACGCAGGATGTGGCGTTGCAGGCCGGGCGAGATCTGCGCATCGACTCGGCACAGAACGAAAACGAAAGCAGTTCCTTTTACGAGAAGAAGCGCTCGGGCCTGGGGTCATCGGGGGGCGTGGGCATCTCGTATGGCAAGAACGAGCAGCGCGACTGGACGAACGACAGTGGCGTGACGCAGACGGGCAGCCTGGTGGGCAGCCTGAACGGTAACGTCAGCATGGTGGCGGGCAACGACCTGTCGGTGCGAGGCAGTGACATCGTGGCCAAAGGAGATGTGACCGGTATCGGGCAGAACGTCTCGATCGAATCGGCGCAGGAGCGGAACCACCACGATGAGACGCACGAGTTCAAGAGCTCGGGCTTTACGCTGGCGGTGAAGTCCCCGGTGATCGACGCGGTGCAGAACGTGACGAACCAGGCCAAGGCGGCGGCCGACTCGGGCGGCGATGCGCGGGTGTCGGCACTGCGCGGTTACGCGGCGGCCAGCGGGGCGTATGGGGCATACAACGAAGCCAATAAGGCGCTCGATGCGCTCAAGAGCACTGACCCGAAGGTGAAACCAGAGGCGAAGGTCGAGTTGAGCTGGGGCTCGTCGAGCAGCAAGTCGACGTCGTCGTTTGACGGCACGAACAACGTGGCGAGCAACATCAAGGCGGGCGGCACGGCGGCGTTCGTTGCAACGGGCGATGCGGCCTCCGGCCAGGGCAACGTGAACGTTGTCGGATCGAATGTCGACGCGAAGGACGTGCTGCTGCAAGCGACGAATCAGGTGAACCTGCGCAATAGCACGGACACGGAGTCGAGCCGTAGCGAGAACGAGTCGAAGAGCGGGAGTTTCGGGGTGTCGTTCGGCACGGGCGGGTTGGGCGTGTCGGCGTCGATGTCGCGGGCGAATGGCGATGCAAACTCGGATTCGGCCTTCCAGAACAATACGCACATCAACGCGGGCAATACGGCGGTGATCGTGAGCGGGGGTGACACGAACATCGTTGGGGCGAATGTGAACGCGGACAAGGTCATCGCCCGTGTGGGCGGGGATCTGAAGGTGGCGAGCGTACAGGACACGAGCGAGAGCGCCGCGCATCAGCAGAGTGTGGGCGGTGGCTTGAACTTGAGCATGGGCGGTGCGTCGGGGAGCTTCAGCACCTCGCATGGCAATGCGAGCGGCAGCTACGCGGGGGTGGCGGAGCAGTCGGGGATTCAGGCGGGATCGGGCGGGTTCGATGTGAACGTGGCGGGCAATACGGATCTGAAGGGGGCGTATATCGCGAGCACGGCCGATCCGTCGAAGAATCAACTGACGACGGGCACACTGACGTTCTCGGATATTCAAAATCACTCGGACTACAAGGCCAACAGCTTTGGTGTGGGCGGTGGCTTCTCGGTGGGCAGCGGCGGCGCGAATGAGCGCACGACGGGACCGTCGTCGGGGAAGAACGCCGGTGGCCTGTCACCGATGCTGCCGCAGTCGGAGAGCGGCAGTGAACGGGGGACAACGCGCAGCGGCGTGAGTGACGGGACGATTACGCTGACGAACGGTGCGAGCCAGACGCAGGACGTGGCGAGCCTGAACCGAGAGACGTCTAACCTGAACCAGACGGTGAACCAGACGCCCGATCTGCAGAAGACGCTCGATGGACAGTCGCGGTTGATGGGCGCGGCCACGGCAGCGGGTGAAGCGGTAGCGCGGGATATTGGGACGTATGCCGATAAGAAGGCGGCGGAAGCGAAGGATCTGGCAAAGAATACCAACGACCCGGCGCTGAAGGCGAAGTACCTGCAAGAGGCGAAGGACTGGTCCGAGGGAGGCGATTCGCGCGCGCTGATGCATACGGCGGGTGGCGCTATCGTGGCTGGGCTGGGCGGAGGCAATGCGCTGGGCGGCGCGTTAGGCGCTGGAGCGACATCGAAGCTGGGCGGGGTGCTCGATAACCTGAGCGACCAGATCAGGGATTCGCACCCGACGGGCAATGCCGACATGGATCAGGCGTTAGCCCAGATCGTGACGACGAGCGTTGGGACGGCGGTGGGTGCTGCTGCCGGCGGCTTGTCTGGAGCTTTCACCGGATTCAACACGGATCGGTTTAATCGACAGCTGCATCCGGATGAGCGGAAGTGGGCGAAGGACAATGCGAAGGACTTCGCGAAGTTCTACGAAGAAAAGACCGGCAAGGCACTCACTGCGGAGCAGGCGCAGAGTATGCTGCTGGCGAATGGTTATCGTTTGGTGGATGCGGCGGCAAGCAAGGGACCGGGAGGGGACGCAACAGCTGTGGCGTATATCAGTCAGAACGGTGGCAGGCTGTTCCATGCGACGGCGGAGGAGTACAACAATCCGTTCCTGTATGGAAATGCAGATCATTCGTTGACACCCGAACAGCGGGCATTGCCTGGAGCGATCGCCAATCCGAAGGCAGGACTGGTGATAGCAGGTGGTCTAGTGACGGTGGGTCTTGCGCCTGAACTGGTAGCAGGCGCGTCGGCGGGTACAGCGTATGGACAAGACTTGCTGGCTGCATACAAGGCTGCGCAGGCAGGGTACTCGCTGACAACGGCGGCCGCAACAGGCGCCGTAACGACCGGAGTAACGTACATCGGTGTGGCCGGAACTGGCGCGGCAGCGGATTCACTCTTTCATGGGGCTAATTTCAGTGATAGCTTCAACGACCGTTTCTCCGTTGCAGGACTCGCCGGCGCGTCCGTCTTTGGTGCGTATAGCAACATGTTCGCAACGTCGATGTTCGGATGGGCGGGAGTCCCAAATTCGATTGCAAACATAACAACTATTCCTGGCGTAGTGATTCGCGGGACGAATTTTGCTTTAGGTCAGACAGTAGGTAAAGCGATCCAGGCGGTCGTCAAATCAGGCGAGTCAAAGGACTGAGGAAATTCGAAGATGTCTGAAATTTTTAGCGGACTTATAGGCGGGCTGTTTGGTACGGTAATCGGCAAAGTTCTCGGGCGATTCCGTCCTTGGAAGGTATTTGTTGCAACACTTTCTTCGATTTACCTCTGTCTGTTGATAGTGGGGGCGGTGGGTGTTGGATACAAAAAAACCATCGCAACGTTGCCGCAATTTCTTACTCCATTTGCGATAGGTCTATTCGTTATGATATCGATGGGAGTTACTTTAATTGCCGTGCTCGGTCGGACTGCAATTAAGAATTCCAAAGATGAAAAGCCTAAAACCACTGAAACCGGTCCCTGACAGAACAATCACCGCGGCGGCGGAAGCCGCAAGCTATGGTGCGCTGAGGGACGGGGTCTGGTCGCAGATGATGTGACCGTAAATAGCTATGGGACGATTGGCCCCACGGCATACGCCTCGTGGATGATTAAGGCGAAAGGCAAATCCAGGCGCGCAGCACGCCAATGCTCACAGCGGGTGACACGGCGGCGTTCATTGCGACGGGCGATGCGGCCTCCGACAAGGGCAACGTGAACATCGTCGGGTCGAATGTCGACGCGAAGGACGTCCTTCTGCAGGCGACGAATCAGGTGAACCTGCGCCACAGCACGGACACGGAATCGAGCCGTAGCGAAAACGAGTCGAAGAGCGGGAGTTTCGGGGTGTCGTTCGGCACGGGCGGGTTGGGCGTGTCGGCGTCGATGTCGCGGGCGAATGGCGATGCAAACTCGGATTCGGCCTTCCAGAACAATACGCACATCAACGCGGGCAATACGGCGGTGATCGTGAGCGGGGGTGACACGAATATCGTGGGCGCGAACGTGAATGCCGATAAGGTCATCGCCCGCGTGGGCGGGGATCTGAAGGTGGCGAGCGTGCAGGACACGAGCGAGAGTGCGGCGCATCAGCAGAGTGTCGGCGGTGGCTTGAACTTGAGCATGGGCGGTGCGTCGGGGAGTTTCAGCACCTCGCATGGCAATGCGAGCGGCAGCTACGCGGGGGTGGCGGAGCAGTCGGGGATTCAGGCGGGATCGGGCGGGTTCGATGTGAACGTGGCGGGCAATACGGATCTGAAGGGGGCGTACATCGCGAGTACGGCCGATCCGTCGAAGAATCAGCTGACGACGGGCACGCTGACGTACTCGGATATTCAAAACCACTCGGACTACAAGGCCAATAGCTTTGGGGTGGGCGGTGGCTTCTCGGTGGGCAACGGCGGTGCGAATGAGCGCACGACGGGACCGTCGTCGGGGAAGAACACCGGAGGCCCGTCACCGATGCTGCCGCAGTCGGAGAGCGGCAGTGAACGGGGGACGACGCGCAGCGGGGTGAGTGACGGGGCGATTACGCTGACGAACGGTGCGAGTCAGACGCAGGATCTCGCGAGCTTGAATCGGGATACTCAGGATATGTCGAGCCTGAACCAGACGGTAAGTCGTACGCCGGACCTGCAGAAGACGCTCGATGGGCAGTCGCGGTTGATGGGCGCGGCGACGGCAGCGGGTGAAGCGGTAGCGCGGGATATTGGGACGTATGCCGATAAGAAGGCGGCGGAAGCGAAGGATCTGGCGAAGAATACCAACGATCCGGCGCTGAAGGCGAAATACGAACAGGAGGCGAAAGACTGGTCCGAA
The Pandoraea pulmonicola DNA segment above includes these coding regions:
- a CDS encoding hemagglutinin repeat-containing protein codes for the protein MKTKETNEKRRARCALKGGGRADAGFLRAMVRALVLAQVIAPLSLRAQVVAAPGSHAPTVVQTANGIAQVNITAPTAAGVSKNVYSQFDVPRQGVILNNSPTVVNTQQAGYVTGNPNLARDQAARVILNQVNSNSPSQLRGYLEVAGKAAQVVVANSAGIMVDGGGFINTTRAVLTTGTPILGADGSLAGYQVNGGRLSIQGEGLNAANVDQVDLIARAVQVNAALHAKKLNVVTGTNRVDHESLALEKLASDGTTSGATPDVAIDVGQLGGMYAQRIFLIGTENGVGVSNKGVIAAQAGDLTLTTEGKLVSSGTTETSGHLAVTARGGIENRGSVYAEGGADLRTDAALENHGVLGAAGDLAARAASVASDGTLGAGIDANGQATLAGNLSVTATGKVSATGSNVARGDLNIAGGAVDLSGSRTDASGSLSLTSTAADVDLQKAIATASNALKIQSAQHVLNAGGSLGADTITLAARGNIDNRDAQSVATTRLDVSGTGIDNQGGLLQSGAALTVKGATLDNTAGRVVSLAGDDASVDMAGELRNAGGTTAHGKTGGVIGANGDLRVHADSLVNASQIVAGKALDVAATQLNNAGGEVIGGGDVTLGVDGTLDNTGGRLFGGASLATTKGSTRVVNANGTIESAGDVALQVASLDNAAGAIRSNQDVGVGGAMSGAGEMTAGRNLTVAAVGDYQNSATNRLRADGVLKLSSTGRLTNDGALDAPGTLDVQAAEIVNTASGGFNAATTHLSAGGLFSNAGSIGGDTVRLQAGHFVNTNAVLGKDVQVNANDIENNGAAAVMGGAKRLALYAPNSVSNVDGALLYSTGDIEIARDGTRDGSGLLANQMATLNNRSANIIADGNLDIAAHVVNNTRTSIVTQPGTPESSTKTYRLYTAGLTIGDETLGHTSLTFPEWRWGAGRAPVSSMLLERLAKPITVEVPKSQVTNLDATSKTFSLTKPLEESYQDATTAGRGPCDDHGQCASTTKTREVGKNPTQYYNNIVDNGATYRITFWPDWDPNTMIRPDQAISRGDLGIDQRDYNEIARHITTTRTRDELVSASPEAKLQAQGSIRINADGGAINNQSSTMTAGRDLIRRAQGGTINDTGIVLQEKVAQTQTSTFYWHQKSGGDSEQLDVAYPVTPLPPVTVASLPAIALGGQSVQSFGHDITVASVDRFGNTVNGAGLTQTLGSSAQAIPGFTLPRNGLFQIHAAPGQTYLVATDPRFTDYGKFISSDHMLGELGLDPQKTQKRLGDGFYETQLVRDQITGLTGKTLLAGYTDYLDEYTALLNNGVAYGKQFGLTVGVGLSDAQMKQLTTDMVWLVSQDVTLPDGSVQSVLVPKVYLAQANRVDLTNTGALVGGGSVKLAATGEVKNSGRIVSDTATTILGDAIVNLGGVDSGGTTALAASGDIRNTGGRVGGKDVVVQAGRDLINESSTLTQTAGTDNGGSFKSSASATGIGSVGVISGTNSVAAVAGRDVTLNAGAIASDGAVVVAAGRDLKANTVTVGQSQTVGTTDGQNGGSDVVTQHVGSAISAGGNLTTVSGRDTTLTGATLAAGGNATVLAGNDVSVTAAKDSHTHDERSFGGSLQYTKSSLDEAVRGSSVSAGGNVLVGAGQTGAVNGVLGTYQVSPVTEPTGTGNLSVLGSSVSSQGTGTVALAATGDVKTGAVSEIHDSRKWQHDSSSGFLSKTEETSASSAHQTIAVGSTVSGNAVGVAAGRDLVVSGSTIAGTQDVALQAGRDLRIDSAQNENESSSFYEKKRSGLGSSGGVGISYGKNEQRDWTNDSGVTQTGSLVGSLNGNVSMVAGNDLSVRGSDIVAKGDVTGIGQNVSIESAQERNHHDETHEFKSSGFTLAVKSPVIDAVQNVTNQAKAAADSGGDARVSALRGYAAASGAYGAYNEANKALDALKSTDPKVKPEAKVELSWGSSSSKSTSSFDGTNNVASNIKAGGTAAFVATGDAASGQGNVNVVGSNVDAKDVLLQATNQVNLRNSTDTESSRSENESKSGSFGVSFGTGGLGVSASMSRANGDANSDSAFQNNTHINAGNTAVIVSGGDTNIVGANVNADKVIARVGGDLKVASVQDTSESAAHQQSVGGGLNLSMGGASGSFSTSHGNASGSYAGVAEQSGIQAGSGGFDVNVAGNTDLKGAYIASTADPSKNQLTTGTLTFSDIQNHSDYKANSFGVGGGFSVGSGGANERTTGPSSGKNAGGLSPMLPQSESGSERGTTRSGVSDGTITLTNGASQTQDVASLNRETSNLNQTVNQTPDLQKTLDGQSRLMGAATAAGEAVARDIGTYADKKAAEAKDLAKNTNDPALKAKYLQEAKDWSEGGDSRALMHTAGGAIVAGLGGGNALGGALGAGATSKLGGVLDNLSDQIRDSHPTGNADMDQALAQIVTTSVGTAVGAAAGGLSGAFTGFNTDRFNRQLHPDERKWAKDNAKDFAKFYEEKTGKALTAEQAQSMLLANGYRLVDAAASKGPGGDATAVAYISQNGGRLFHATAEEYNNPFLYGNADHSLTPEQRALPGAIANPKAGLVIAGGLVTVGLAPELVAGASAGTAYGQDLLAAYKAAQAGYSLTTAAATGAVTTGVTYIGVAGTGAAADSLFHGANFSDSFNDRFSVAGLAGASVFGAYSNMFATSMFGWAGVPNSIANITTIPGVVIRGTNFALGQTVGKAIQAVVKSGESKD